ttaatgtgaatTTGTAAAGTTACTTCAATTGTTTCtattttcattcaatttatttaatctgcCTACTGAATATGCATATGGGAAAATATTCTTTCTATGTTTGCATTATGAGCTAGaatagcaaatatttattgatacagTTTCAGTAATTCGGAATACTGCTCTCAActgtcataatttttttaagaatttatccACTTATCATAACAGAATACCATACCattccatttatttaattgtttttcctaTATTGTCTTTAATCCAACTGTTTgatcaaataatttagaatcatCAATGTTATTGctggttttttttcatataaagaCATGTACTTTCAACTTTTTCCCATTGTGGTAGTGTGTTTAAGTTCATCCAAGAAATTATAGACATTATTGATAATGGctgaatcaatttttttttaataatcatattaagctgttttaataaaattcaattacttcagaattaaaatttttaaaattattttttgaaatttcatcTGCTTGAAGTAGTGATTTCTAACTTAGAggtataaattttcttttatgttgtttatctattatttttgcaGTTTCTTTTAATGTACCAGTTACTTCAATcatacttttttcaatttcttaatatcattttgaaaaatgcttAGTcgactatgtataaatattaagcaaaTTTCACCCATAGAATCAGTagaaaattttgtaattgtttttctattgCCGGAAAAGGAGATAACTAACGAGTTTTTGAATGActtagtatttaaaagtaattttgcacataaaaatcacaaaattctttaaaatctcTCTGTTTAgtgtatatagaaaaataattgaaaaatgttatgactTTTGTTTCTGtatcaaatgataaaatatctttacaattatgcattatatatgaTTGGCATCGTATTCTCATTAATGGTTGGTTTTaacttaacattaataaaaacattatttttcccTTGCCTTTTAAACCTCAAAAATTAGTGTTTGTATTGTCACCCCAAAATGCTATGCACTTTTTATTATCAAGTAAGAGTGTTTTGAgagtatttttacaaaaaaaagaaattgtatCTGAAGTTTCATTCGGTAAGGAATCTGCtttcaaaagtttatattgaatatcattatatttatcaaaatattgaagaaTAAAGGAATAATTTGATTGCTTCATGATTATGAGAGTCAGTAGCTATACTATAAAAAGATATTTCACTTATTTCttttacaatttgtttgaCACTAAATGGTGCAAGAACATAAGTATTCAAAGAGGCTGTTTTTGTTCTGGCTGATGAACCTTCAGTGCCATTTTTGAAGCTGCATATAAAATGTGCATTAATTTGGCGAAACATACGCTGATATAAAACTTTGGTTATGAAGTACAGTATGGTAAGCTTGAGTAAATTGGCTGTATAAACCTAAGTTTCTTCATTTGAATTAGGTTTTACAGAAAAattacttgatttttttttttcaaagaccgactacacttatttttaatttatatttttttgattttaaatgatttataatatctcaGATCAACTACCatgttcaataattaaaaatgaatggtACAGTATGCATTCGACTTTTGTTTCATAAcgacctttttttatttttttatgaaatcccATTCTTTAGAATAATCACTTTTATAAGTACATTGACGTTTAggcatatattaaattattatagtaaaaaattaaatagattagGATAAATGAGTACAAACACcaagaaataataaagaataaactGTTGTGATCACACACATCTTACAACTCAACTTTACTGATGGTTTAatacgtaattattttataactaattattattattcatcatatCAATGTTTATTGACTGTTGCTTATCATCtgtatgaaattttcaaatacgaacaaataaattctataaacagATTGGATGAATTGAAAGTGACTTACATCCAATATTATCCTCGCATGTTTAcacaaactaataaataatatgataaaaactaGAAAACATAAGAtaccataacatttttataaattttaacataatttaatatgaattcatattaatacattgaaCCGGGATATATTGAAGTCCTGTTAAAGATTTTTAGGATGACTggagaaatttttaaaaaccaggACACCTTACTTTTTCTACAGAATTAATTAAGCGGATTAGATAACGGCCTCCTTATAAGAATTATTAGTACTTGCCAATATATTTtccttgtattttttataattatttttcaaagttatgtttatattaatggcatactaattattattataatatatgtaatgttACTAGCCCTCTGGTCTAGTAAATGAAACAAAACTCAACTGTGTTTGGTGtttctataaaaacaattaaagtttattgattatataatatattatattaattattgtacattaaatttcataatttacttacctataaaaacaataaagaaaCAACATTTAAAGCCCTTATTTCTGATTGTTTCTTTACTTGTTAAACAggtgcttataataatataataataacatggtttttaaaataaataaatattataataaaaaatgttcatactgttaacatgataatataaataatatgatagaacattacattaataataattaatatatgatatgagcattacaataataatacttaatatggTTGTGGCGACCTCTAGCAGTTTGGTCGGTAGAGCAAACCATACATATTAAAGGAAAACAATCATGTGTGACATAGTTTtctttacacacatatatatatatataatatatatatatatatttttatcctatacattttatacacttttacTTTTGGGTAattctgtaattttttaaaatgtttgatttagtTGATGGTGAACTGATACCCgaagacaaaatatttatagacaataaaCCTAGAGCAGAGGATGGAGAATCGATTGCTCTTAAAATTAACATCCAAGAATCTGgtgaaagtaaatttttatttgactttattgaattaattttattgataataatcataaatatgatatttaatttaggtacACCCAACCTATCACTTGAAAATAAAGAGTTGGTTGATAATAAAGAATCTGTTGAAAGTAAGAACATCTTgtcaaataagtttttaattgtataattaaaaaaaatacaacttttgATTtaggaattaataaaaatttgctaGAAGACAAAACGTGCATTTACAATAAACCTGATTCAGAAAATGGACTACCGCCAACTACTACTGTTGAGAAACATGTCAATGAAATGTTGCCATATATCCTTATACCATTGGAAGAGACTGTAAGCAATAGAAAGCGTTACCAAAATCAGAACGAAACGTCAAACGAATatgaaaattctttttttaagaaaataaaatttgaagttaCAAATGATAATCAGTTTCAAGAGATGTGGAAGAGTCTTCAACAAAACTCTTCAAATTTTGATGGATgggttaatatattacatgtgGTTAATTGCcaaaatattgtagttaaCGCTAGAATGGCTTACTCTAAATTTTTAGAACTATATCCACTTTGTTACGgttattggaaaaaatatgctaattttgaaaaaagaaataataatttaccagagtttaaaaaagtattagaaAATGGTTTAAATGCCATTCCTAGAAGTGTTGACTTATGGATTTATTACATGTCATATCTTAGATTGGAACGTAGTAATGAAAAGGAGCATATTCGTTATCAGTTCGAAAGAAGTTTGAAAATGTGTGGATTTGATTATCGTTCTGATCAGCTATGGCATGATTACATATCATGGGAAGTAgagaaaaatgaattatctAATGcagttaatttatactatcGTCTTCTTCGTGTACCAACTTcgaactatttaaaaaatttcttcAAATTTCAAgagtttatattcaaaaaattaccagaaaaatatttaggtctACCAGATTTTCTCGAAAGacgaagtttaataattacagaaCTTGAACAAAGCAATAGTAGAGAGTCGTTGGGTGAAGATTCTATACCACCCGGTGAAGATTCGACACAGATAGCTGAAATTACCGAAATTAGTATAGTGTCTGCATTAAGGATTCAGATTATTGAATTATGGTACAGTATTCACAAGGAAACTGCTAAAGAATTTGAAAGTAGACAAATATTTGAGGAAAATATACGAAGAAATCACTTTCATGTAAAGGAGTTGGAGTCTGATCAGGTAAAAAATTGGGAAAACTATATTAAGTTCGAGAGAAAAGAGGGAAACCATGAACGCATTATTTTTCTCTATGAAAGATGTTTGATAACTTGTGCTTCAAAGGAAGGACTTTGGTTAAATTATTTGGAATATTTATCTTCTGAAAATTTTAGTGATACTAATTTGTTAGTTGACGTATTCAAAAGATCATTATTCCATCATCCAAAGTCACTctcactaaatttaaaatattttgatttttccgAGAAGAAAGGTTGGATTGAAAAAGCTATTGAAACAATAACACAAATTGGGTTCATTTATCCAAATGCAAAGGATGTTGTTATTAGAATGATAAATTTAGCTAGAAGAAAGCAAGATGGGaccttaaaaactttatttgagCATCATTTAAAATGTCCTCATTCAAAGTCTTTTTCCAGTTATATTGCTGTAAAATATGCACGTTTCGTTTGGAAACACGATTGTCAGTTAAATCTTgcgtttgatattataaatgataccatacaaaataatagcaTCAGTGTCAATGATAATCTtgagatttatttaatgtatgttgAATTGCAAATGGAATTAAATCCAAAAGATCATGTATtggttataaaaacaattgatgatataatattggaatgtcaaataaataagcaaaaacttatattttcaaaaaaaaaagtggaatACATCGAAGATTATATTCAAGACTATGAAATATTACGTTTAGCTAAGATTGAATAcaagaatttaaaaagtttaaattctaaaaagaaaaggtcaatacatttaagtatttcaaTGGAATAATAACATGGAAAACCAGCTAATTCACACCTATATatctcataatttattaagcacTTATCTAAATTTctagaaaattaattgatttacaaaaaatcatttacCATGTACctggttaaaaaatattaggtaaaaaatattattaatgaaacattttattgtttactaattatatataattattatgttactgtCAAAGTGAATAACTCGAGCATTTTAAcacaaatgcatttaaaaaaaaaatacataataaatacattatatttgggAAAAGCTGATATTGCATACTGTCCCCAGTTGGACgcaatgcaatttttttttttattatctatattagtaGAATTCTTTTAAACACATgtctctataataataagattatcaattatgttttttaactttGGTTTCAAAGTAAtgtctgtattataatactgtgttTGACGttgatatcttataatatagtgaaaatgataatttacatgcatattgcatttttattggGATATGACAAATGTATTACGAATAACAATGATCAACTTTAGACCAGTTAAAAGTGTTTAAACTACATAATTCAACTGATTGGTCTTGATTCTTCTGTTTTgtctcataattttttaaaattgtatgaaaaattaaatattcttttgaatagaataattcaaatattgtgtCTGGGTCAAGTTGAAacacaatgaaatattattttttattattgttttatactaaCTGATCATGCAGTGTTGGTagcgaaaaattaaataactgttaAATGTATCCTTTCTTAAGTTccgttaaatttacaatgcCTGTGCAAAGTGAATGATTATTCACATTAtatccattaaaatttaacactgtACTACAATGCCCAAAAATACACTTTGACTATTTTTACACTttgattataacatttatttacaagcatattacctttatttaaaagttatttagagattttattattatttatatgattatatatataagtatgtacattatattaagtgTGCTAATtaacatatacctacaatttaattaataatttaataaaatcaaacttttttgtctttatataaaaataatgtacaatatttcaattgatGTATAAATGAATCTTACATAATTTGAAGAATATATTTCCTATactctaaaatttaatacctaggaaatactataaaacttgattattataaagacattatttatcaataaattttttttttaagttccaGAGAAcgcaattgttttttttttttattattattttattatttacagacTGGCTTCTATAATGATCATGTGGAAATGTTGGCTTATAAATGTGtagatgaaaattattttattatgattagttATGCAATTATacttctttaaattatttaaacactaCATTAatcttgtaaattataattaatgatttgattaatttaaatataaatagtataagataatattagattctgaattttatcatgatgtattttttttcttttgtacaCAATAAGTTGTcaataaattgcattaaatttaaaaaatgaggaTGGTGTtggatataaaatacttaaaattgaccagtatttatttttataattgaaaaattcaacGATAAATTAAGGAAAACAGGAGTTGCTatgaaaatctattatttcacaaaaaagattttgttatttttttatgcaactaaaacaaataactgtaaatacttgaaattatcatcttgtattaaattattaaaatatttcatttatttctgagctctataagttatttaattttcaattaaaaaatataaaaactcaataatcacaatgtttttttataagcgtttaaagttAGAATTTTGACAGTATcactaaaaatagtaaattaatttgtagtaagaaattcataaaaaaatttatttttatagctatatgtagaaaaaaaattaccagaaAGCCAaagctaaattaattttttatgagtatttcaggtttaaatatttataacattcaaCATTTAcccgtaaaataattatttatcctcaatcaattattgataatctattatatttttaaaaaaaaaaattaataaataataataataacagtagatatatgaaattttcatttaatgtttatagtttaattttcatagtacaataaaatgataaagtaattttaactcTTTTTGAGgcatggaatttttttttttttatgccgataaaaaaaaattatttgttagatcacaattcttgaaaatttaatacgaaaTCCCACATAGGTTGTTTTTtatctgttaaaatattaaaaatacatagtcatacatttttttcatttgaagattacaataaattccaaattattttgtagtcaaAATTCATAAGAACTTTTAATCTTATATCAAAGTCATTTTAGTACccaatttgaacaaaattacgACAAATAACgaaatcttaattatttttttataaattaaaagcatTATTCATGGGAATTCAAACTTGTATGAATTTTACAGTAcgtcataacatttttgatgtatttaataatagtatctatTTCTAGGTACTTAGGtactataaatctattttcacTGTTTTACGGaatttacagaaaaatataatttaatttagagttATATGAATTGATAtagtaatatgttattatattaataaattactaataatataatattataaaagtaatattgtcggaaaaaatcataacaaccagctactataataatacaaataaaattaaattactttaatagctatataaaaaaaaaaaacatcactgGTTATATAGACTGACGTGATAGACCGTTTCCGCCAAGGCTAGATACTATATCTATAGCCACGGTTTTCGCTCcgaattgtttttcgtatacaatgataggtatatcatttaaatcatACTTAACAGACCTATAATTATGACACATTCGACACCTAATGTAATTCGTGATGTAAGAAATTTAAGaactataaaatgttactaaaattattattttcaatcatcaatcaaattttcaaaatacccATGTAAAATAGGCGGTTAAGCTATTCATACTATGAACGACTAGGTTCTATTGATAGGATATTTTACGATAATGATTTTaagcaaaaattaattcagcCTAGCGAATTGAGGAAttctaattaagtataaattatatgtacctatgtaatacattatatacaacatTCATTAGTTATTCATCTTTTCTTAGAAGTCAATGTTAATCCTCCGGTTCTTAATGGCTTGATTATTTGCTTAGCACTTCATAGACAATCGGACAGCTTGCTGTTGTTATCTTGCATGAAATCGacttgtgataataatataatatatttcataaaataatccatgaatattatcatttttctcAAGATTGGGTAAAATCATGGCATAAAATCTTGTTTATCACTTTTATGCTGCAGGGTAGTACCTATCATTTAAATTCCATTATATAAAGTCATAGTGCAGTATTACAGTCTGCAGGCTTTTGATACCGAagcgtttaatattttttgtttaatacgaatttatattacctaaatttatTGTGTCTTGTATACTTGTTtcgttgaaataaatttaaaattaatatttttgatatcattatcgtaaaaattatattcttattgagATTATTAATCCACCTTTATAACTATGgaagtgttaaaaaataatcaacctTTTGATTTACTACCAGATGAAATGTTAATACACACACTCATCTTGATCGATGCAAAAACACTTTTAGATTGCAGGCTTGTGTGTAAAAGATGGCAAGAACTTATTGACGCATTTGTATTTCAAGAAAAAGCTGCTCTAGAAAACAAGTTTGTGAATAATGGTCAAGGGTATAGCAGTTTTTCACAAATCGGTTCAAatgatattagaaaaatagaaTTACCTTGGTACGTGTTTTATGTAATAAGCAAATACGATCCATTCAAtagaaatttgattaaaaaccaCTGTGGCCAAGGTaagtagtaaataaattacaaatgaaaTTTGTACCTTTTTCTGAtaagaattcaaaataatttatactgtattataatgaattttatatttaatacagatCATTGGCTCCATTGGGAAAGTATTAATGCTGCTGGTGTTATGGCACCGTTTTTGAGTGATCTTGATCTTGATTATGATTTCTCGCAAGTTTCCCGTATACCACAGTcggaacaattattattgtctgatCCAGATTTTGATGGACAGTCAAGTTTTTTCAATGTAGATTTTCGACATCTACGATCAATATatcaagaaattatatttaaagattatgGCTTGAACGTTGCTCTAATGAAAACTCTTCaacctaaaattgtatttagttcATGGTAATGTTACTtgtatttaagatattttctttaaataaattaacaaaataaaatgctttGCAGGTCTAAAACAAGATAtcagtatatattgtataggttaCAGGCCACTATTTATAGTGAAACAAATAGTTCTAAAGTTGTAACTGCAGATTCCTTTAATGAAGAATCACCAACCGAATGGAAAagagtatgtatttttatatgtatttttactacaaattattttagcaaaactaccattaaatattatatttaggctTCAGATTCAATTGAAACAATGGGCCATGAAACATCCTTAAGACTAAATCATTCCGTGATTGAAATTTTGGAGCAGCCAGCCTTATACAACTTTCAAGTGACCTGTTCTGTTGTGAAAATATTgctaccaataaaatataaaaatgcttaTTTGCTTTAATCtagcttaaaaatgtttacccacctatctgttaaaatattaaaactaaaaatattgaaaaactaaaaaataaaatctttttgtgataattatcttattttctgtactaaatatattgataagtgttattaatttaaaattatattaaaatacttaattatatgaataattaaaatcaaagaaatcaatattttatataatacaatttaaaaacgttatacctatctaattttttattgttattacaattacattttcagttatttaaagaatatattgaattaaactattgttcattgatatttgtttacaattatatcatacttatatgcaataatatgataattgttgtataatgtatgcaatcaaaattaattcaacctaCTGTTttactaatagaaaaataaattactaatatattatcattagaaatatatactGTTAGTCTCCAAAATGTTATTCATAtgcatatacacatatattttttatatagatataaataactttatatcaatttttagaaACTGGAAAGAGTTCacacttaattaatttcaaataaattaaaaatattttagaacataaaaaaatatacatatttgaaatttaatttattcttttatttaaatttacttttagt
The DNA window shown above is from Aphis gossypii isolate Hap1 unplaced genomic scaffold, ASM2018417v2 Contig00201, whole genome shotgun sequence and carries:
- the LOC114126487 gene encoding F-box only protein 2-like, producing MEVLKNNQPFDLLPDEMLIHTLILIDAKTLLDCRLVCKRWQELIDAFVFQEKAALENKFVNNGQGYSSFSQIGSNDIRKIELPWYVFYVISKYDPFNRNLIKNHCGQDHWLHWESINAAGVMAPFLSDLDLDYDFSQVSRIPQSEQLLLSDPDFDGQSSFFNVDFRHLRSIYQEIIFKDYGLNVALMKTLQPKIVFSSWSKTRYQYILYRLQATIYSETNSSKVVTADSFNEESPTEWKRASDSIETMGHETSLRLNHSVIEILEQPALYNFQVTCSVVKILLPIKYKNAYLL